The nucleotide window CAAAAGTTTTCCGGAACTGATTGCAGGTAAGGTTCACCAGTGTTCAAGTCATCACAAAGCCACACTTCAAAGAAGTTTGGACAAAGAGGTTTTCCAGGATACTATATAGGGCAATTCAACTGGACATCCCTGTGCTGAATGGGGAATGATTTCAAAAGGCGCCAGGACCTTCAGAGAGATGCTGAATGCTatctgcagctcaggctggagaagtcTCAGGCAGCCTCAGAGTGCACAGCTGAAAAGTCAGTGCTTAGCTCCAAACAGAAAATCACTATTAGTCAACATGAAGCTCGAAAACATCTGGCCAGATATGTCACCACACAGGCTGCTGAATTCTGTGCTCCCATCCATTCTCACACAAGTTTAAAAGAATCTCATCCACAGTGCGATAATCAAAGCATGGCTTAGAACAGCAGGATCTTCTTTCAAGAAAGTTTAAAAGTCCTCAGtcccttttatttcctgatCAAATGCAAACATCTTCCACCTCAGTATCACTCCTAAAGAGAGTGTGTAACAGCTGCTTCAGAGCCTGACACTGGCATCATCATTAGTGAGATGGCAAGAACAAGCTGAAGGTGGCAGTTCTCTCTACATCTGTTGGTTTCCTCCTCTCATTCATCATCCTCCTCAGTCACAccactgagctgagctgctcctgctcacctttttcctccccctcctccaaTTACAGAAAGACAGTGACAGGATTAAAGAAGACAAGCAAAGCAGTGATGAGGCTTACCAGTATCACCCTCCTGTATATCCCTCCCTAATGGCCCTTTGCACAGGTGAAGGGAAATGAGATGATGGAGGGAGCTGATGAGAAGCCAGCGACTTTGGTGCTCCCTTACATTGAGGCACCATTtacccaaaccccacaaaaccaggCCAAGCACTTCCCCAGTCAACCCTGAATGATGAGACACCAGTCTGTGGGTGAACCATTCCTCTGGAAGCATCTCTCCTACAGCCCTCTAGCCTATCCATACCCAGAAGTTTGctagcttttttttctgctgagaggTAACAGGTCAAAAGGTAGTCCTAAATGCAAATTGTATTGTTTCAATTCCAGTGCAAAATGAAAGGAGTTGTTGGAAAACCTCACAATAGTTTAAATTCAGAATACAGCAGAGTTTGGGTTCTACAGTATGATGTGGTATGCAAGAGGGAAATCACACAAATAGCTTAGTAGTTGCtggaaataagcaaaaaaaaagctatCCTAGGCAGTCCAAGGGCCACACTCTGATTTCACCCATCGCATACATGGGCATCATCATTTTGCAATCATTttctcatagaaaaaaaaataaatttgtttttctagcTGCTGTATTACTAGAGCTatgattgcattttttttccctgagataACCTTACTCTATTTCCAAAATGCAACAGCAGtaaagttttctatttttaacctTCTTTTCCCCCACAGGTACTTTAATGACacatcaaaaaggaaaacagcccaaagcacaaacactCCCCAACCTACAGCACTGCTCCATTTCTAGCATGAGATGTATTTGTCATTGCTGCTTGAACCAGCTAACTTTAAATATGTGCCTAACAGTCCTCATGCCTCAAGTAATAATTAGGTTTAAATAAGGAGCAGTAGGACTAAAGActtattttttctgcaaaacgtccatctggggaaaaaaagaagtgattcTACTTCCTCTGCCTTTGAAGTAGAGGATGCCTCATGCCTCATCCCATGACATGCCAGTGTGATGCCAGGAGCATCACAAAGCATTGCAAGAGACCAGCAGATGGTGATATTGCACTGCTTTGACTTTAACACCTACCATGACTTCTCTTGCAGAAACTAtaaaatttgtaattaaaagtaCCAGAGAGGTATTAAACATTGTTAAATGTACAAACTGTCACGTCAGAAATGTTCATATTGTTTAATGTAATAATTTGCCATATGATTAATTGTCTAATAAGGTTGCTAATTTTTTAAACTACCTTTATTCTTCCGTGTTCTCCTCTTCTGGCCAGTGAATTTGGCATGCAAAGTActttttttgccaaaatattATTGCAGGGTGTAATACAAGGGGGTGGAGTCAAAGGTGTTCAGCCATTTCTTGGTATGGAAATGAGATTCAAATGAGATGCCAATGCCTTCCAGGAAGACTCAGAAGAGCCACAATGAGATGAAGATTTGGGGTCTTagggcagattttggggtcgattttttggggggtgcaTGACATCCCAATCAGGGACTGTATGATGAACTTGGAAAATGAGGTGCAAAACATGCAAATTAGATTTTAAGAAGGGGTTTTCTCCCATGTCTGAGCAGTGTCATGTTATTTGTGAGGACTTTGAGGGTCAGTTCTGGGGGGTCTTGGGGATTGAAACAAAAAGGATGGGGCTATCTGCATATTCAAAGGCGATGACATGATACAATACTGCACCTCCAGCACCTTTGATCCGTAATAACTTCCACAACGAAGCCCATGCCAATCACGgatttgaagctgaacatccagtatagaCTCTGAAGATGAATAGACTGTAttgaatgaaagcatttacacttagtagatttaaagtgaaaatactttcaaagcGGGGAAATGTTAAGATAGGGTTAAGAATTTCGGTGGCCACAAAGCCGGGGAATACAACATCAGCTTCACTGtaaccaggatgttgctttcattgttctaaccaaatcaagtataactttgcctgggtaatcagggaggagggaggattaggacgatttgtacttaggcctatgtatctaAGAAATAAAGCTGCTCTCTACTAggttgggtgaaactgtacctaatcatcgTATCATAGATGATATAATTAtaatgattgttggtagctgaacgtgattattaccttaaaccagaatccTGAGAATCATAAGGGAAGATACTTACCGAAATTCATGCTcgggtgtatacaatagaacaacGGGAGCGCATATTGATTAACATACAGTTGTAGACTATAATACTGTATGTCTTCTGAGCCCTCGTTGGGAGCTGGATTTGGGcctgtaccccgactcccagagctctcaataaagcacctcataatcatccgtgattatgtgttttccaaGCTAACAGCAGCACCTGCATACCTCTGGAAGCCCAGCCAAGCCCAAGCAAATTCCCAGCTCAGCTTCAGCCACTGCCACCTTCTCATGCCGAGGGGGCCCTCATTGCACCCCAAGGCGTCTAGGTACCTCTAGAGGCAAGGACGGCAGAAGGGGCCTGTGTGTCGTTTTGACGCCGCTTCGGCTCCACAGAGATGCAAATAAAGTGAAGAAGACAAAGCGTTTATTAattaaaggcaaagcaaagggatgagctggaagggaaaaaaaggggatgGGCAGGGTCTGAGGGCTGGAGCTAAGGAGCTGTcaaaagggagggagagggctGAAAAGCAATGCCAGCGTTCCacaggctcagctgtgccaatcctcagctgtgcctggagctgcagcgGCAGTGGGAGATGGTGTCCTCTTCAGTTTCTGCTGGTGCTGTTCTTGGGACACTGCTTCACTGCGTCCTGCAGACAAGCTCCTCTGCCAAACTGGGCTTGAAAGGCAGAACACGGAGGAAGAGAGCCACAGTCAGGGCGCACATCTGCAGGAATCCTGGGAGACCCTCCCGCCAAGGGCGTCCCTCTCGGCTCTTGCAGTGGCCACAAGATGGAGAGGCCAACAGGATCAGCCAGAAGGTACTGACCTGAATCCTCCCCGTGTCCCTGAaatctctctgtgctctgcccacACCACCCCTCGTCCACACAGAGAGCAAAGCCCTCCACAGCCGGGCCAGACATCgcagctccctgtgcaggcagtgcagcccctccctgccggatcccactgccagcccaCGGCCATCACTCACCTCATCGAGGACCTGGAGCGCTTCCTTCTGCCCTCTCAAGAGTACCCTGGCGGACCCTGTGAACACAGAGCCTGTCGGGCCCCAGCGGCACGGCTCCCTgccggcggcgctgccggcccTGTGGCCACACGGCCTCCTGCCCCggcagggctcagcccgggCCCTTGCCGCACGCTGCCGCCCCAGGGCACGGCTGCcagagggcggcggcggccccgagGCCAGGCGGGGCTCCacggcgccgggcccggccgccgccgcagccggggcagcggccggggTCGGGGCGGGGGCCGAGCTGCGGCGGGCCGGGGAGGGAGCCCGGGCCCGTGGCTCACCGATGAACCTGAGGGCCGCCTCTCGCAGGGGCTCCTGTGGGCTCTCCAGGTACGGCAGGGCCTGGCGCAGGGTCTCGGCCGCTCGGCTCCTGTCGTCTGTCAGCTGCAGAGAGCGGCAGCAGGGAAGGGTTGGCAGAGGGGCTCCACGGGCACCCGGCTCGGGGCCACcggagcctggagaagagcccGCGCGGCCCGGGGAAGGGAGCGGCGTGTGGGGCGCAGGCTGgagcccctggctgcagtgctgggcaagGGGTCACAATTGCCAACACCACACACTTAGCGCCGGGGGAAAGAGGCTTCTTCAGGCTGGGCCTCGGGCTTTTCCAGGCCATCCTTACCAAACACTCAGTGATTTTCAATGTCTGCTCTGTCTTCAGCACCTCCTGGAGATCCATCTTCTTCAAGAAGTTGGTCGCACAGTGCAAGGTTTCCCAAGaggcctggagagcagcagaaatgccgAGATGGCACCACTGTCCAGGACACAGGACTTTCATCCCTGTGCCGAggccaggaggaggctgcagcctgggaggcaccagggcaggaggcagccgAGCCCCCTCCAGGGATGCACCAGCATCACGCAAAACCCCACCTTTGCCACGTCCCAGTTCTCATCATGGCAGTGCAAGAAGAGAGGGAGCAGGCTCTGGCTCACAATTCTCTCCAGGGGCTTTTTCCCCTCGCCCACTACCAACTCCATCACTTTGTGAAGAAGTTGAatggagaggagctgcacaTGGCTGTTGTCCTGtaggaaagaaggaggaaacGACCTAAGCACGAACTTCTCCAGCCCGCATGGAGAAAGGCATGAAAATCCACCAAGCACAATGCTTCTGGGCCACAGCCAGTGCCTGTGGCTAGGGGCAACAGAGCCTTACGTTTTCAAAGAGTGGCAGCAGTAGACTGGCCAGGATCCGGGCAGAAGCGCTAGAGAGCATGAGTCGTTTTTTCTGGAGCATATTCACGAAGACAGAGAGCGACATGCCGACGATGTCTCCATCTGCATCGCCCAGCAGATCCAGAAAACTTTGAGACAGGCTGCGTATAGGTCTGGTCTGTGTGGAACACAAGGCCATGCTGTGAAGCCATGAACAGCTGCACCACCAACAGCGGGCCCCTGGCACTGCAATCCCAGCCTGCTGCCGCAGGGCCCAGAGGCCAAAGGCCTGTCCCAAAGCACCTgggcagctgaggcaggagagcttggagcagctgcctcagctcctgaagCCCAGCCAGCCCAcggggctgctctccccattGCAGCTTCAGCCGCTGCCCCCGTCTCACCATGGAGGGCTCCTTGCTGAGCACCACGAGACCTCTGAGCGCCAGGCGACGCCTCTCCCTGCACGCGCTCTGCAGGTACCTGGACATGACGTTCAGGACTGTGTCACAGCACTTGGTCACGTCCAAGCACTGGAGGACCTGaaaggcacagggcagtgacacagggcCCGGCCGGCAGGAGCCCGGAACCGCACAGGGCcggccccaggcagcagcagcagcacagggcgTAGGGCGCCGTCCCAGGCACGGGATGTGGCTACGAGagggcagagagctgtgaggcagctcagccaggcagtgctggccttCAGGCTCACCTCCACAAGAAATGCCAGTAGAGGCAGATCCCAGCTTGTCTGCTCCTTGCTGAGCCTCAGGACAAGGCGGTATGCAATGCGGGAACAGAAGCGGATCAAGTCACGGCGCATCTCCCtttcagggggaaaaaggcaCAAAGACCCTGAGATGGGGGGAGGAAATCCTTTCCCAGGACTGACTCACAGATGCCCGGTCTTTCCCCAACACCTTCTGGAGGGGATGTGGGCATTTTGGGAGGTGGATCCTCCTTgcacccagcctttcccagccttttccagtcTGCTCAGCCGTCCCTCAGTGATGAGGCTCTCTGGGCCATGAGCATAGGCACTGCGGGAGGcaccctgagcacagggcacaAATGCTGGGGACGGAGGGGTGATGGGGGTCTCACCTGGCCAGCAGACCCATGGCATAGTGCTGGGTGTCAGCACAGAGCATTGTGTCCCATCCGCGCTTGCGCTCCATCGCCATCAACAGAGGCTCATACTGCAGACAGCGGAGCAGAGCCTTCATGGCCTGCACTGCAAACCTGTGTGCAGAGCAAGGCCTGGGTCACACTGGGAGCGCTGGCACTGGCCACAAGGGCATGGGAAGCACAGAAGGACCGGGACCTGTTGGGGTTGTTGGGAAGGTGGTGTTCCTGCTGGCATGCTCTCCAGAAGGAATCAACTTCCTCTGGCATCTGCTGTGTGGTGATGACAACACGGAGCAGCAGAGCCATAAACAGAGGGTAGGAAGCACGCGTCACGGCCTCGTGGCGCTGAGGCATCTGGACAATCACCCAGAGCACCAGAGTTGCCTGCAAAAGAAGCAGCCCAAGAGAGCACTCAGTGCTGAGTTGTCCATGTGGCAGGGCCCCAGGGAAGAGACGCAGGGGGAGCAGCGGGCCTGGTGCCCACTGAGCCTGCCCTTAGCCCAGGTTTCAGCCCAGTGCCTGAGGCAgggggaggatggagagctgctggagaggacaCCAGGGGACGATCAAAGGCCCAAAATACTCACAGCCAGGGCAAAAAAGTCCTTGTTGTCCCCATCAGAGGTGCTCGTCCTGTACATTGGCAAGGGCTCCATTACACGGACCAGTGTTGGCAGTACCTTCTCCATGGCTTGTCTTGATGAGCCTATGGCTCTCCACAttgttgcagcagctctgtgggatcAGAGCTCTGTGTCAAAGGCATCTCAGTCACACTACCAtgccctgtgcagctctggaggccAGGTGAGAGAGCCCCAGTgccctgaagggcagggagggagcatgGCAGCAGGCTCGGGAAAGAGAGGGGCCCGAGGGTCCTGGACCTCTCTGCCTGTCTGGCAGAGCCCATTGCACAGGCCGTGCAGGGCGATGGCCCTAATGGCTGGTGAGCCCTGAGCTCTCAAGGCAGGCGGGCCCCGTACCTGTCACACGTTGGGGCACAGCGCAGGAGGGTCAGCACCACGTCAGCTGGGTGTTCTTCAGCCAACTTCACAATGTTCATGGGCAGCCTGGTATCCACATGTGCCTGGGATGCCAGGCTCTGGTGAATGTTCCTTACAATGGCTGGCACCTGGAAGAGGCATAGGGAAGACTTGGAGCGCTGTCCAAGGGAGCAAGTTCCTCAGCTTCCGCCAAGAAGtgcttcccttcctgccacACTGTGCTGGCCTCAAAGGCTGAGGGGGCCCAGTGGCTGTGGCTTGAGAGGACACACGATCTTGGAAggcctccagccctggccccaggctgtttacctgctgctcacaggaaaTACCACTCGTCGGCAAAAAGTCCATAGTGGGCGCAGGAATCACAGTGGGAGTGGCTGTGGTGCCAGCATCTCCGAAGCCCTGAGTCTCTTCGCTGCTGACGATTGTTATGACCACATCCTCAGGCACAGCCGTGTCAGCCTTTGCCCCGTGATCATCCAGTGCAGTGCCTGAATGTTCTAATTCCTCATCCAAATCTGGGCTGACGtcaggctctgcctggagctCGATCACCCGGCAGTCAGGCTCGGCCTCTGTCGCAGTGGTGCCGGTCCTTCTGCGCCGAATGCGCAGGAACTTCCCGAACATCTGCAGGAGAACaaaggacagggaagagagACATGTTGCATGGAGTGCTCCAAGCGTGGTGCTCggctgagcagtgacagcaggccCAGCCCAGGCGGGGATGGCTGCAGGTACCTTCAGTGTTCTTCGGAAGAGGCCACGGGCAGGCTTCTGCTCTTGTGTGCGGTCTGTGCCTGCATCTGGCAAAGAGcaagagcagccagagctgaggggctgcaggagaggccGAAGAACAtggcccagccctgtcctccccaggctgggactGCCCCAGGGGATGCAGCAAGGGCGCTGCGAGattcagccccagcccctcttccATCCTGTCCTCGGGCATGTCTacagcaggagggatgggatgggatgggatgggatgggatgggatgggatgggatgggatgggatgggatgggatgggatgggatgggatgggatgggaggggatgggaggggaggggaggggatgggatgggatgggatgggatgggatgggagggaggggaggggaggggaggggaggggaggggatgggatgggatgggattgggcCAAGCTGTCTGCAGCCATCGTGCAGTGACCCAGCTCTTCCACTCACCATCCTGCAGTGGCTTGAACTGCTCCACCTCTTCAGGCTcttgtgctggggcagctccaaggcctttctttcttttgcccCTGAATACTTTGGACAGGCCAAGAAATCTGCCCGCCATGCCGCAGCACCCCTTAGAGAGAGGCCTCAGGAAAGCTCTGGGTGAACAAGTTGTGCAGTTGTGCCTTGAAAGCACCTGTGACAGAGAAGCCTcaggaaggctgcaggaaaGCAAGTCCTGCTCTCTGGTCTCGAGGGCTCCTGCCACAATGACAGGAGATTTCCTCGTCGAGGATTCAGGTCACCAAATCTCACAGTCTGGCCTGGAGAGCACAGGCCACTGCGATAGGAGATGGCTTGGAAAGCCTGCGAATCACAAGGCCTTGCAGTCTGGCTGTGAGGTCAGCTGCACGAGTCACTCCTCGGAAAAGCTCCGGGTCAGGCACAAACGAGTGCGCTGTGCGGGGGCTCCTCACAGCATTGCTCTGGCGCGTCCTGTCCCGTCGCCCACTCCAAAGAATGTGGCGTGGCTGCGTCGTTGCCAGCACCTGTCACCACCTGTCACCAACGGTCCTTGGATCTCCTTTGCCTTCTGTGGGTACTTGCTACGGAATCCCTCACAGCTGGCTTCAGAGCATCCTCAGGTTTGGTTCTTCCAAAATCCAGGGGCTTCAGGGTGCTCAGCAAGATTTTCACCTCCACAGTGTGGAACTGGGACCTTTCAGAACAGGCACCTTTCCAGCCTCATCTGCCCTCGttcctctgtgcctctgcacaAAACACAGCGCAGAagaggatggcagcaggggcCTGTGTGTCTCAGGACTCAGGTTTTTATGCTGCTTCAGCTCCACAGAGATGCAGGTAAAGCAAACAAGCCAAACTGTTTATTAATGGAGGGCAAAGCAAAGAATGAgctaggagggaaaaaaggcatgGGCAAAGGCACAGGGCTATCAACatatcttctctctctctctcatagAAGATtttatctttccaaacttttattatttttttggcGCAACCCCCATTCTCAACAATATTTCTAGATTTTTCCCCACCACATTAAGTTTAGGGATCAATGAAATATCTTCCATCCATCTGCTGGTATTTCTTTGAATTACCACATCTTTTGTGTTAGGGACttcaaacttttttccttcccatggTTGTCACTTTTGAGATCTCTTTTCTTATCTTCCATCCCACTGGGCCTCCCCATAACATATGCCTTTTTTGCTTTAAGACCGACCAAATATTGGAACACCTCCTCCCCAATCTCGAGGGGGTTTTCCTCACCGAGATTTAGGTgctttaaagtccttggccctctaaaagccctgagtcgcgtcggtataaaaaagcagagtcctcaaggtctgctttcaggtttctcatgctgtttattatttgatatctcagaattttctctgctccccagccgaggtccggacagcagctgggacacgaggcgaccGACTTCCCGAGAGGATgttccctaacatttatacagataactacgtatTGGtaatttactattttgtaccaatgcccagtgcccacactaaaagtgacatttctactttgctccaatccactctaactactttgtgccatcaccaccccaaatgatggaggacaaggaagaaggagaagtacatgaggtaccacccaaattgcaccatcttgtccccattcacctctattctataaactctaaaactactgaattctgtatcgtctactgtactaaactattgttttcacatcctggtggtttctaattccttttgcagtgttggaagcttttctCATGGATTAAAATGAAccccggtgttttcctgggctctgtgccaaggtctctgagccccctggaccggctccacacccccctgtccagggctcaaactcctttcctcaggtcccaggccatccaaggggatgtcctggactccaacatctcCCCCTCCTGTTTGAACCAAAAAGACTTCTTTGGATGCTTTGTCCATGAGCCGTCGCATGCACTGAAACAGACATGGTATGACcatgagaagaattacaaaccccAACAGGATGCATAAACCTGTTTAtaaaatttccttccacagTGGTGAAAGGTCAAAAAAATTGAACATGCCATCCAGCCTTGATGCATTGGCCAAAGTTTCCCAAACTTTTTCCTCTGGCTGAGCCATGGGCCAAACTGCCGCATTGCTCAAAGCAGTCATTGAGAGTATGAGGCACACGTGTGTCATCAAAGGCCTCTTTCCCTTGGGAACCACTGAAATGCACCACCACCCAAGttccaaa belongs to Sylvia atricapilla isolate bSylAtr1 unplaced genomic scaffold, bSylAtr1.pri scaffold_160_arrow_ctg1, whole genome shotgun sequence and includes:
- the LOC136374851 gene encoding LOW QUALITY PROTEIN: maestro heat-like repeat-containing protein family member 6 (The sequence of the model RefSeq protein was modified relative to this genomic sequence to represent the inferred CDS: inserted 2 bases in 1 codon; substituted 1 base at 1 genomic stop codon), with the protein product MAGRFLGLSKVFRGKRKKGLGAAPAQEPEEVEQFKPLQDDAGTDRTQEQKPARGLFRRTLKMFGKFLRIRRRRTGTTATEAEPDCRVIELQAEPDVSPDLDEELEHSGTALDDHGAKADTAVPEDVVITIVSSEETQGFGDAGTTATPTVIPAPTMDFLPTSGISCEQQVPAIVRNIHQSLASQAHVDTRLPMNIVKLAEEHPADVVLTLLRCAPTCDRAAATMWRAIGSSRQAMEKVLPTLVRVMEPLPMYRTSTSDGDNKDFFALAATLVLWVIVQMPQRHEAVTRASYPLFMALLLRVVITTQQMPEEVDSFWRACQQEHHLPNNPNRXPGPSVLPMPLWPVPALPVXPRPCSAHRFAVQAMKALLRCLQYEPLLMAMERKRGWDTMLCADTQHYAMGLLAREMRRDLIRFCSRIAYRLVLRLSKEQTSWDLPLLAFLVEVLQCLDVTKCCDTVLNVMSRYLQSACRERRRLALRGLVVLSKEPSMTRPIRSLSQSFLDLLGDADGDIVGMSLSVFVNMLQKKRLMLSSASARILASLLLPLFENDNSHVQLLSIQLLHKVMELVVGEGKKPLERIVSQSLLPLFLHCHDENWDVAKASWETLHCATNFLKKMDLQEVLKTEQTLKITECLLTDDRSRAAETLRQALPYLESPQEPLREAALRFIGEPRARAPSPARRSSAPAPTPAAAPAAAAAGPGAVEPRLASGPPPPSGSRALGRQRAARARAEPCRGRRPCGHRAGSAAGREPCRWGPTGSVFTGSARVLLRGQKEALQVLDE